One window of the Nicotiana tabacum cultivar K326 chromosome 4, ASM71507v2, whole genome shotgun sequence genome contains the following:
- the LOC107800730 gene encoding uncharacterized protein LOC107800730, with translation MLSVFSRTLLQKPKLFTFKHQNPLAFSLVMATANSSSFSPVSSPSNHVPLKRVGTHNGSFHCDEALGCFMIRLTNKFYNAQIVRTRDTQVLETLDAVLDVGGVYDPSRDRYDHHQKGFQEVFGHGFTTKLSSAGLVYKHFGKEIIAKELQVDEEHPDVHRLFLAIYKSFMEAIDAVDNGINQYDTDQPPRYVNNTHLSSRVGRLNLDWIEPDQSSEKENEAFERAMDLAGSEFLNSVRFHVRSWLPARSIVMECLAARHKIDPSGEIVVLTTFCPWKLHLFELEEEMKIDPPIKYALYQDDRSKSWRVQAVGVAPDRFESRKALPSQWRGLRDDELSKETGIPGCVFIHMSGFIGGNQSYEGALAMAKAALKL, from the exons ATGCTCTCAGTTTTCAGCAGAACTCTACTCCAAAAACCTAAACTCTTCACCTTCAAACATCAAAATCCTCTCGCATTCTCTCTAGTAATGGCTACCGCTAACTCCTCGTCTTTCTCACCTGTGTCTTCCCCTTCAAACCATGTTCCCCTAAAGCGAGTAGGTACTCACAATGGTAGCTTCCATTGTGATGAAGCTCTTGGTTGCTTCATGATTCGTCTTACAAACAAGTTTTACAATGCTCAGATTGTCCGTACTCGCGATACCCAG GTGTTGGAAACGCTTGATGCGGTGCTTGATGTTGGTGGGGTTTATGATCCTAGTCGAGACCGTTATGATCATCACCAAAAGGGATTTCAAGAGGTCTTTGGACATGGTTTCACTACTAAGCTTAGCAGTGCTGGTCTTGTTTACAAG CACTTTGGGAAGGAGATAATTGCAAAGGAGCTCCAAGTTGATGAAGAACATCCGGACGTTCATAGGTTGTTCCTTGCTATTTACAAGAGCTTCATGGAG GCAATTGATGCAGTCGACAATGGGATCAATCAGTACGATACAGACCAGCCACCAAGATACGTAAATAATACTCATTTGTCCTCACGAGTTGGAAGACTAAACTTGGACTGGATTGAACCTGATCAGTCTTCTGAAAAGGAGAATGAAGCTTTCGAACGTGCAATGGATTTAGCTGGCAGTGAGTTCTTGAAT AGCGTCCGCTTTCATGTAAGATCATGGTTACCAGCACGCTCAATCGTTATGGAGTGCCTTGCTGCAAGACACAAGATTGATCCTAGTGGAGAGATTGTAGTTCTTACTACGTTTTGCCCG TGGAAGCTTCATTTGTTTGAGCTGGAAGAGGAGATGAAGATTGATCCTCCCATCAAATATGCTTTATATCAG GATGATAGGAGCAAAAGTTGGCGAGTGCAAGCTGTGGGTGTAGCTCCTGACAGATTTGAGAGCAGGAAAGCCCTTCCATCTCAGTGGCGAGGTTTAAGAGACGATGAACTCTCCAAGGAAACAGGAATTCCTGGCTGTGTTTTTATCCACATGAGTGGGTTTATTGGAGGAAATCAAAGTTATGAAGGAGCACTCGCAATGGCAAAAGCTGCTCTGAAGCTCTAG